The following are encoded in a window of Cyanobacteriota bacterium genomic DNA:
- a CDS encoding B12-binding domain-containing radical SAM protein: MRALLVYPRFPQSFWSFDKTLELVNLKAQLPPLGIITVAGILPQTWEMKLVDCNLRPVTAEEWDWA; the protein is encoded by the coding sequence ATGCGTGCACTGTTGGTTTATCCCCGCTTTCCCCAAAGCTTTTGGTCATTTGACAAGACATTGGAACTGGTGAACCTAAAGGCACAGTTGCCACCCCTGGGTATCATCACGGTGGCAGGGATCTTGCCTCAAACCTGGGAAATGAAGCTAGTAGACTGCAACCTGCGCCCAGTGACAGCAGAGGAGTGGGACTGGGCTGA
- the phoU gene encoding phosphate signaling complex protein PhoU, giving the protein MEQRFSHRANFERQLRQVQRDVLRMGALVEHSCWLARQALFESHLEAASQIAVQDKQIDQLYKKIELDCVGLMALQSPINQDLRMLSAVMQLVRDLERIGDYAKDLGEIAIKLFQYPPQECMARIQIMLDRCRAMLAMSLAALSNLDAESGLAVKERDDAVDSDYDELYKLLAGQSNIQGVVEPIVLLVLVIRHLERMADHATNIGQRVAYIVTGQR; this is encoded by the coding sequence GTGGAACAGAGATTTAGTCATCGCGCTAACTTTGAACGGCAACTGAGACAAGTGCAGCGAGATGTTTTGCGAATGGGTGCACTTGTAGAGCATTCATGCTGGCTAGCGCGCCAAGCTCTGTTTGAGAGTCACCTAGAGGCTGCCAGTCAGATTGCTGTTCAAGATAAGCAAATTGATCAGCTCTACAAAAAGATTGAGCTAGACTGTGTAGGGTTAATGGCATTACAGTCTCCCATCAATCAAGACCTACGGATGTTAAGTGCTGTTATGCAGCTAGTTCGAGATTTAGAGCGGATTGGTGACTACGCTAAAGATTTAGGGGAGATTGCCATTAAACTTTTCCAGTATCCTCCTCAAGAGTGCATGGCGCGGATCCAGATTATGCTCGATCGCTGTCGTGCCATGTTAGCGATGAGTCTGGCGGCCTTATCAAACCTAGATGCTGAATCGGGTCTAGCGGTGAAAGAACGAGACGATGCCGTCGATTCTGACTATGACGAACTCTATAAGCTGCTGGCAGGACAAAGCAACATTCAGGGGGTAGTGGAGCCGATCGTGCTCTTAGTCTTAGTGATCCGTCACCTAGAACGCATGGCAGACCACGCTACTAACATTGGCCAGCGAGTTGCCTACATTGTCACTGGACAGCGGTAG
- a CDS encoding HAD family hydrolase — MAELQALIFDVDGTLADTERDGHRVAFNRAFAEAGLDWDWTVDLYGKLLKVTGGKERILHYLETYRPDFPRPQNLKEFIAGLHAAKTRHYTQLLAEGSIPLRPGVKRLLEEARAEGLRLAIATTTTPANVTALVESTLGRQGMSWFEVIGAGDVVPAKKPAPDIYTYVLEKMRLSPNECLAFEDSDNGLKSATAAGLRTIVTVNDYTRTQDFTGAILVLDHLGDPGNVFQVISGQAGWTTYLDVALVRSLYHQHVSLRK, encoded by the coding sequence ATGGCAGAACTGCAAGCGCTGATTTTTGATGTTGATGGCACTCTGGCAGATACTGAGCGAGATGGGCATCGAGTCGCATTTAACCGGGCTTTTGCGGAAGCTGGGCTAGATTGGGACTGGACAGTTGATTTGTATGGCAAGTTATTGAAGGTAACAGGTGGCAAAGAGCGAATACTGCACTATCTAGAGACCTATCGGCCTGATTTTCCTCGTCCTCAGAATCTTAAGGAGTTTATTGCTGGGCTGCACGCTGCCAAGACTCGCCATTACACCCAGTTGCTAGCAGAGGGCAGTATTCCCTTGCGTCCAGGGGTCAAGCGCCTGCTAGAAGAGGCACGGGCTGAAGGCTTACGGCTGGCGATCGCCACCACAACAACCCCTGCCAATGTGACAGCTCTAGTGGAAAGTACCCTAGGTAGGCAAGGCATGAGCTGGTTTGAGGTGATTGGTGCTGGTGATGTTGTGCCTGCAAAAAAGCCTGCCCCTGACATTTATACTTATGTGTTGGAAAAGATGCGGCTGAGTCCCAATGAGTGTCTTGCCTTTGAAGACTCGGATAACGGGCTGAAGTCGGCAACAGCGGCTGGCTTAAGGACGATTGTTACAGTAAACGACTATACTCGAACCCAAGACTTCACGGGTGCGATTCTGGTTCTGGATCATCTTGGGGATCCTGGCAACGTATTCCAAGTGATTAGCGGTCAAGCTGGATGGACAACCTATCTGGATGTAGCGTTGGTACGATCGTTGTATCATCAACACGTTAGCTTACGGAAGTAG
- a CDS encoding TIGR01777 family oxidoreductase: MKIVVTGATGFIGSRLVERLQAEGHTVVVLTRSPARAHRIFPAQAFPKVEVVSYDPMALGDWQQALVGCDGVVNLAGAPIADQRWTREYKQEILNSRQGATRTLVAAIANANPRPSVLVSASAIGYYGTSETATFEETSPAGTDFLAEVCQEWEAAAQEVTRAGVRLVITRIGIVVGNGGAIAKMLMPFRLFIGGPLGKGSQWFSWIHRDDLAGLILMALSRPDISGVLNATAPNPVRMTELCQTLGTLLQRPSWLPVPAFALELLLGDAAKLVLEGQKVIPKRAQELGFQYQYPTIADALAQVIQE, from the coding sequence ATGAAAATTGTAGTCACGGGTGCAACCGGATTTATCGGCAGTCGGCTAGTGGAGCGTCTCCAAGCTGAGGGTCATACAGTAGTTGTGCTAACGCGATCGCCAGCACGAGCACACCGAATTTTTCCTGCCCAAGCCTTTCCTAAGGTTGAGGTTGTGAGCTATGACCCGATGGCCTTAGGTGATTGGCAACAGGCCCTAGTTGGTTGTGATGGGGTTGTTAACCTAGCAGGTGCTCCTATTGCTGATCAGCGCTGGACACGGGAGTACAAGCAAGAGATTCTCAATAGTCGCCAAGGTGCTACCCGTACCCTGGTAGCTGCGATTGCCAATGCCAATCCTCGCCCATCAGTGCTGGTCAGTGCCTCTGCTATTGGATATTACGGCACTAGCGAGACAGCGACCTTTGAGGAAACTAGCCCAGCAGGCACAGACTTTTTGGCCGAGGTCTGTCAAGAATGGGAAGCTGCAGCTCAGGAGGTAACTAGGGCTGGGGTGCGCTTGGTGATTACCCGTATTGGCATCGTGGTAGGCAATGGGGGTGCGATCGCCAAAATGCTGATGCCATTCCGTCTGTTTATTGGTGGCCCGTTGGGTAAGGGCAGTCAATGGTTCTCATGGATTCACCGTGATGATCTAGCTGGTCTAATCCTGATGGCCCTTTCCCGTCCTGATATTAGTGGTGTTCTCAATGCTACTGCTCCGAACCCTGTACGCATGACAGAACTCTGCCAAACCTTGGGAACATTGCTTCAGCGTCCCTCCTGGTTACCCGTACCTGCCTTTGCCTTAGAACTCTTGCTAGGCGATGCTGCTAAATTAGTTTTGGAGGGGCAGAAAGTCATCCCTAAGCGTGCTCAAGAGCTTGGGTTTCAGTACCAGTACCCTACGATCGCAGATGCGCTTGCTCAGGTGATTCAGGAGTAA
- a CDS encoding DUF2839 domain-containing protein: MGDSKRRKDTLGDDYGKEQRLYPWFPLTKSQTQTFMKITSTGAWIGIFAMIAAWLTIRFIGPYFGWWDIN; encoded by the coding sequence ATGGGTGACTCAAAACGACGAAAAGATACGCTGGGCGATGACTATGGTAAAGAACAACGGCTCTATCCCTGGTTTCCTCTGACTAAAAGCCAGACGCAGACGTTCATGAAAATCACCTCTACAGGTGCATGGATTGGTATCTTTGCTATGATTGCTGCCTGGCTGACCATTCGCTTTATAGGGCCTTATTTTGGCTGGTGGGATATTAACTAG